The proteins below come from a single Aspergillus oryzae RIB40 DNA, chromosome 5 genomic window:
- a CDS encoding uncharacterized protein (predicted protein) gives MPSTYSRPQATFLLNLSEIIQLYPEEEPWCAGYAPSQRRRCHMPTNARNRKTAMYLLDEGTKDIHAGRDINDLLEDLAPYVLCTRFHKNQAPELAAKWKWQVQRFLASYMVLAPAQRAAREGRQISSLARSRQSVEVEYSHPEKWLTVRIGETEHLRTTRLAPAASQGHLINERVTQTANSPDRPRDRPRELAMSSPAVSTQEISSRTRAVASNSQTRLQVAPAAASNRELSNIPTPAIRATSSHVRPESGTSVALPSTISSRSGDATRRAVEGDCTICFDPLKNARSEAGDGAHHGTDDEEEQRELSWCKAQCGVNYHATCIESWLKASPKSTCPTCRSAWRK, from the coding sequence ATGCCTTCTACATACTCACGACCCCAAGCaaccttccttctcaacctctctGAGATCATCCAACTTTACCCAGAGGAAGAACCATGGTGCGCAGGATACGCACCATCACAGCGTCGTCGCTGCCACATGCCAACAAATGCTCGGAACCGGAAAACCGCCATGTACTTATTAGACGAAGGGACCAAAGACATCCATGCAGGACGAGACATCAACGACCTGCTCGAAGACCTGGCTCCTTATGTTCTGTGCACACGATTCCACAAGAATCAGGCCCCTGAACTTGCCGCAAAGTGGAAGTGGCAAGTTCAACGATTCCTGGCCTCCTATATGGTCCTTGCTCCTGCTCAACGAGCTGCCCGAGAGGGACGACAAATTAGCTCTCTGGCAAGATCCAGGCAAAGTGTAGAGGTGGAATATTCACACCCGGAGAAATGGCTCACGGTACGGATCGGGGAGACTGAACATCTACGGACTACTCGATTAGCGCCAGCGGCTTCGCAAGGACATCTCATCAATGAGCGCGTCACTCAAACTGCAAACTCCCCCGATAGACCACGCGATAGACCACGCGAGCTCGCTATGAGCAGTCCTGCCGTTTCAACGCAGGAAATATCGAGTAGAACAAGAGCAGTAGCTTCCAACTCCCAAACACGCCTTCAGGTTGCCCCTGCTGCGGCATCGAACCGGGAGCTATCGAACATACCAACACCAGCTATTCGCGCGACCTCCAGTCATGTTCGCCCTGAGAGTGGCACAAGCGTCGCTTTACCCTCTACTATATCATCGCGTTCTGGCGATGCTACTCGCCGAGCCGTTGAAGGAGACTGTACCATCTGTTTTGATCCCTTGAAAAATGCTCGCTCTGAAGCTGGTGATGGTGCTCACCATGGTAcagatgacgaggaagaacagcGGGAATTATCCTGGTGCAAAGCCCAATGTGGAGTCAACTACCATGCGACCTGCATTGAATCTTGGCTGAAAGCCTCCCCTAAGTCTACATGTCCGACATGTAGGAGTGCATGGAGGAAGTAG
- a CDS encoding uncharacterized protein (predicted protein) yields the protein MAVTTRSGLEHQAGNLDDTGLRIVGDYAIHRSPTEQPETQSPVQMTTVVGDVRREAQPSDFNPTLAPHPPVPYAVSNPEWWQQEYRRVPDYRPVNKDLDSEQRRQNRLFTAVGTFMIAGCSMIAVRGSLFLQLDISLLILIFLNRTGRHCGGTLLDDSQHAEIIPLAGNGDGDLVHCP from the coding sequence ATGGCCGTGACTACACGCAGTGGACTGGAACACCAAGCTGGTAATCTTGATGACACCGGTCTTCGAATAGTTGGAGACTACGCAATTCATCGGTCACCTACAGAACAACCTGAGACTCAATCCCCGGTACAGATGACGACTGTTGTAGGCGACGTCCGGCGTGAAGCTCAACCGTCCGATTTCAATCCTACCCTCGCTCCACATCCTCCAGTCCCATACGCCGTATCTAATCCAGAATGGTGGCAACAGGAATATCGTCGAGTGCCTGATTATCGCCCCGTTAACAAAGACCTGGATTCGGAGCAGAGACGACAAAACCGCCTGTTTACCGCTGTGGGGACATTCATGATTGCGGGTTGCTCGATGATAGCAGTGCGTGGTTCCTTGTTCTTGCAACTCGACATTTCGTTActgatattgatctttcTAAATAGAACTGGTCGTCACTGTGGAGGAACACTGCTGGACGATTCACAGCACGCGGAGATCATCCCATTGGCGGGGAATGGTGATGGAGACCTTGTACATTGTCCATAG
- a CDS encoding uncharacterized protein (predicted protein): MRVTSTETSSMQRERWKACIEAEFLGIVKSTVEAATEEEKKTYKKSREGSVSMEGGAPQQSARLVEDPANQAKYEEWTDTLIPGVNDNITNIKVKSLYNLLEESDHEPPCCCRKDQRCSQVFLEPSLRRMGIQMRVWFERYPNSCL; this comes from the coding sequence ATGCGCGTGACGAGCACAGAAACCTCTTCCATGCAGCGAGAGAGATGGAAGGCCTGCATTGAGGCAGAGTTCCTCGGCATAGTTAAGTCAACTGTGGAGGCTGcgactgaagaggaaaagaagacatacAAAAAGTCTAGGGAGGGGAGTGTCAGCATGGAAGGTGGTGCACCGCAACAAAGCGCACGGTTAGTAGAAGACCCTGCGAATCAGGCTAAATACGAGGAATGGACCGATACCTTGATCCCCGGAGTCAATGACAATATCACCAATATCAAAGTGAAATCCCTGTACAATCTCTTGGAAGAGAGCGACCATGAGCCACCGTGCTGCTGCCGCAAGGATCAAAGATGCTCTCAAGTATTTCTTGAGCCTTCTTTACGTCGAATGGGAATTCAAATGCGGGTATGGTTCGAGCGATACCCCAATTCCTGCCTTTGA
- a CDS encoding uncharacterized protein (alpha-glucosidases, family 31 of glycosyl hydrolases): protein MPLYSSYLGAFSVFALATLGESRSSWTLGQGIEVNWQSSSQQLSIVQANKTLLATVPGQNFLSASTGKDQWVGANGNFNYTSVDLNRCQGQNVTRVTHSSRENSVSGEDVSIQGYLQDCGDQSIGYTMSFWVPKTLPDRVAFDVNVEPAHAPMNKLYVTFGSHASEDFYGLGAQASFASMKNQTIPIFSREQGVGRGDQPITALEDSQSWFSGGNEFTTYTAIPQFISSAARVFYLREEDTAFSEFDFTKPNAVTVRYDALTVGGHFMQADNMLNAITMLTDYVGKMPTLPEWVDNGAILGIQGGQEKVERIVKEGLKQDCPVAAVWLQDWSGTHSQEAPYGNMQISRLWWNWESDSKLYPTWAEFVQDLREEYGVKTLAYINPFVANVSSKADGYRRNLFLEATKGGYMVQNSTTNGTAIISSGKGIQAGILDLTNQKTRAWFADVLRKQVWNANISGVMWDFGEYTPITPDTKLANISSDAYFYHNQYPRDWAIFQRSVAKEMPLFDEMVTFHRSASLGSNRHLNLFWVGDQTTVWGVNDGIKSAVTIMGQMGISGYAQSHSDLGGYTTAFHPPTVANSSGAIGRSAEILGRWGELAAVSSAVFRSHEGNVPEVNAQFYTNSSTYSYYAYNARMFKSLGPYRRQVLNNESKTRGWPLLRMPVLYHPDDSKARHISYQSFYLGADLYVAPVLDPQTTKLNVYLPGTDRNRTYTHVWTGQTYHAGQTVRVDAPYGKPAVFVVNHAHSPELNVFLDFVRKENGTVIRV from the exons ATGCCGCTCTACTCCTCATATCTGGGCGCTTTCAGCGTCTTTGCTCTTGCTACGTTGGGCGAGTCGCGATCGTCATGGACTTTGGGACAGGGTATTGAAGTCAATTGGCAGTCGAGTTCCCAACAACTGTCAATTGTACAGGCTAATAAGACTCTCCTCGCTACCGTCCCTGGTCAGAACTTTCTCAGTGCCAGCACCGGGAAAGACCAATGGGTCGGTGCGAATGGCAACTTCAACTATACCAGCGTGGATCTCAACCGTTGCCAAGGTCAGAATGTCACTAGGGTCACTCACTCTTCGCGCGAAAATAGCGTCAGTGGTGAGGATGTATCCATCCAGGGATACCTGCAAGACTGTGGGGACCAATCCATTGGGTATACCATGAGCTTCTGGGTACCCAAGACCCTTCCGGATCGTGTAGCATTCGACGTCAATGTCGAGCCTG CGCACGCGCCAATGAACAAGCTGTATGTAACCTTTGGTTCTCATGCATCGGAGGACTTTTACGGTCTAGGTGCTCAGGCATCCTTTGCGTCCATGAAAAATCAGACcatccccatcttctcccgTGAACAAGGTGTGGGCCGTGGCGATCAGCCCATCACCGCCCTAGAAGACTCCCAGAGCTGGTTCAGCGGTGGAAACGAATTTACGACTTATACTGCCATCCCTCAATTTATCAGCTCTGCTGCGAGAGTCTTCTACCTTAGGGAAGAAGACACTGCCTTTTCTGAATTCGACTTCACCAAACCCAACGCTGTGACTGTGAGATACGATGCTCTGACAGTTGGCGGCCATTTTATGCAGGCGGATAATATGCTCAATGCCATCACCATGCTCACCGACTATGTTGGCAAGATGCCTACCTTGCCCGAGTGGGTCGATAACGGCGCCATCTTGGGTATTCAAGGCGGacaggagaaggtggagcGCATCGTTAAAGAAGGTCTAAAGCAGGATTGCCCTGTTGCGGCAGTGTGGCTTCAAGATTGGTCTGGCACCCACTCTCAAGAAGCACCATACGGCAACATGCAAATTTCTCGTCTCTGGTGGAATTGGGAATCCGACAGCAAACTGTACCCAACCTGGGCTGAATTCGTGCAGGATCTGCGTGAAGAATATGGCGTGAAGACCTTGGCCTACATCAACCCATTTGTCGCCAATGTTAGCTCCAAGGCCGATGGTTACCGCCGTaacctcttcctcgaggCCACCAAGGGTGGATATATGGTTCAGAATTCGACCACGAATGGCACCGCTATCATCTCCAGTGGCAAGGGAATCCAGGCTGGTATTTTGGATCTTACTAATCAGAAGACACGCGCATGGTTTGCTGATGTCCTCCGCAAACAAGTTTGGAACGCCAACATCTCTGGTGTCATGTGGGATTTCGGAGAGTACACTCCCATCACCCCAGACACCAAGCTGGCGAACATCTCTTCTGATGCTTATTTCTACCACAACCAGTACCCCCGTGATTGGGCTATCTTCCAGCGCTCTGTGGCCAAAGAAATGCCCCTGTTCGACGAGATGGTCACATTTCACCGTTCTGCCTCGCTGGGCTCTAACCGCCACCTGAACCTGTTCTGGGTCGGAGACCAAACCACTGTCTGGGGCGTCAACGACGGCATCAAGTCTGCCGTGACCATCATGGGCCAAATGGGCATTTCTGGCTATGCCCAGAGCCACTCCGACCTCGGTGGCTATACCACCGCCTTCCACCCACCTACCGTAGCAAACTCATCCGGCGCCATTGGACGTTCTGCAGAGATCCTCGGACGTTGGGGAGAACTGGCCGCAGTTTCCAGCGCCGTCTTCCGGTCTCACGAAGGCAACGTGCCCGAGGTCAACGCCCAGTTCTACACCAATAGCTCCACATATTCCTACTATGCATACAACGCCCGCATGTTCAAGAGTCTCGGCCCCTACCGCCGTCAGGTTCTGAACAACGAAAGCAAGACCCGCGGCTGGCCTCTCCTGAGAATGCCCGTCCTGTACCACCCGGACGACTCCAAGGCCCGCCATATTAGCTACCAGAGCTTCTACCTCGGCGCTGATCTTTACGTTGCTCCTGTCTTGGACCCCCAAACTACCAAGTTGAATGTGTATCTCCCCGGTACTGACAGAAACCGCACTTACACCCATGTCTGGACCGGCCAGACTTACCACGCTGGACAAACAGTGCGTGTTGATGCGCCTTATGGAAAGCCGGCTGTGTTTGTGGTCAATCATGCGCATAGCCCCGAGCTGAATGTCTTTTTGGACTTTGTTCggaaggagaatggaacTGTCATTCGTGTTTAG
- a CDS encoding uncharacterized protein (predicted acyl esterases), with product MAENKFVEVDRESFPYIFMKNVDIPLKTHEKGLLRCNVYLPKDSAPYGTQKYPVIATYGPYGKDVPYEVFFKKSWDQVNPDMKSTHASWETPDPGFWTRQGYIVVRTDERGSGQSPGELDTMSRGTSEAFFDVVEWCSEQEWSSGKVGLLGISYFAGTQWRVAARQPKGLAAIIPWEGMSDYYRDRVRHGGILSDRFIDFWWKNAVQPNQYGKPGRASRQWGDDTLEEDLDEQTLFSNRRDQTKDTAAHRFMDEDYYNTRNLDLSSIEVPLLSVANWGGILLHLRGNVIGWMRASSSYKFLRFIVGRHDLPFYYPHSAQLQLSFLDAFLKDNDYDGWRSGQQPRVHLCLRKGDCGVDDPERELKFPSRAEVDWPIPDTQYTKFFLTTKQTLSREPDPSIDTCTYEALTGTPITFLYKTSSSLEITGHILARLTVSCSRESPNSSPPTDIDIFVTLRKLNADGKEVFYTGTMGDPVPIVKGWLRVSLRKINTEHPFHRHYLPYRDYTSADVQPVKENERYQVDVEVWPTNTVLDPNETLVLEIAGHDTQGVGKYSHEHPDDRDRAVFGGLNHIEVGQESGYLLLPIIPSREALN from the exons ATGGCTGAGAATAAGTTCGTCGAGGTTGACCGCGAAAGCTTCCCTTATATTTTCATGAAGAATGTGGACATACCTTTAAAGACCCACGAGAAGGGGCTTCTGCGCTGCAACGTTTACCTACCTAAGGATTCTGCCCCTTATGGGACACAGAAGTACCCGGTGATCGCAACATATGGTCCAT ATGGAAAGGACGTCCCTTATGAAGTGTTTTTCAAAAAGAGCTGGGATCAGGTCAACCCAGACATGAAGTCCACCCATGCATCTTGGGAGACCCCGGATCCTGGCTTCTGGACACGTCAGGGATATATTGTCGTTCGAACAGATGAGCGAGGTTCCGGCCAGAGCCCGGGAGAGCTTGATACCATGTCCCGAGGTACTAGTGAGGCTTTTTTTGATGTAGTAGAGTGGTGTAGTGAGCAGGAATGGTCCAGCGGTAAGGTGGGATTACTGGGTATTAGCTATTTCGCAGGCACCCAATGGCGAGTGGCTGCTCGTCAACCCAAGGGTCTGGCGGCCATTATTCCCTGGGAGGGCATGAGCGACTATTACCGTGATCGGGTTCGTCATGGTGGTATTTTGTCTGATCGTTTCATCGACTTTTGGTGGAAGAACGCCGTCCAACCGAATCAGTACGGAAAGCCCGGTCGAGCATCGCGCCAATGGGGCGATGACACTCTGGAGGAAGATCTTGACGAGCAGACTTTGTTCTCTAACCGGCGTGACCAAACCAAAGATACTGCAGCGCACCGATTTATGGACGAAGATTATTACAATACCCGAAATCTCGATCTGTCCAGCATTGAAGTCCCTCTGCTAAGTGTTGCAAACTGG GGTGGAATCCTGCTCCATTTACGCGGGAATGTTATTGGCTGGATGCGCGCCTCCTCTTCGTACAAGTTCTTGCGCTTCATTGTAGGGCGCCATGATCTACCCTTCTATTATCCACACTCTGCCCAGCTGCAGTTGTCGTTCTTGGATGCCTTCCTAAAAGATAACGACTATGACGGCTGGAGGTCTGGCCAACAGCCCCGTGTGCATCTGTGCCTTCGTAAAGGCGATTGTGGTGTAGACGATCCTGAACGCGAACTGAAGTTTCCCAGTCGTGCCGAGGTTGACTGGCCTATCCCGGACACTCAGTATACGAAGTTCTTTCTcacaaccaaacaaacctTATCTAGAGAACCCGATCCTTCTATTGATACCTGCACATATGAGGCACTGACTGG GACCCCAATCACCTTTCTATATAAGACGTCCTCGAGCCTGGAGATCACAGGACATATCCTGGCCCGCCTGACTGTTTCTTGCTCTCGAGAAAGCCCCAACAGCTCTCCACCAACTGATATTGACATTTTCGTTACCCTGCGCAAATTGAATGCCGACGGGAAGGAAGTCTTCTACACTGGTACGATGGGTGACCCGGTCCCCATTGTCAAGGGATGGCTCCGAGTTTCGCTCCGCAAAATCAATACTGAACATCCATTCCATCGTCACTATCTCCCTTACAGAGACTATACTAGTGCTGATGTTCAACCTGTAAAGGAGAATGAGAGATACcaggtggatgtggaagTGTGGCCGACTAATACTGTGCTCGACCCCAACGAGACTTTGGTTCTAGAGATTGCAGGCCATGACACCCAGGGTGTCGGCAAGTACTCCCACGAGCATCCGGATGATCGGGATCGAGCAGTCTTTGGCGGCCTCAACCATATCGAGGTGGGCCAGGAGTCTGGCTATCTCTTGCTCCCTATCATACCATCTCGGGAGGCTCTTAATTGA
- a CDS encoding Ketol-acid reductoisomerase (ketol-acid reductoisomerase), translating to MAARGLPRALRLARVAAPRSVVSAALPRPALAKAAANALPRVTLSSTPVRGVKNISFAGHEETVYEREDWPREKLQEYFKNDTLALIGYGSQGHGQGLNLRDQGLNVIVGVRKDGASWKEAVQDGWVPGKNLFDVNTAIEKGTIVMNLLSDAAQSETWPTIKPLITKGKTLYFSHGFSPVFKELTKVDVPKDVDVILVAPKGSGRTVRTLFREGRGINSSIAVYQDVTGQAKEKAIAMGVAVGSGYLYETTFEKEVYSDLYGERGCLMGGIHGMFLAQYEVLRERGHSPSEAFNETVEEATQSLYPLIGANGMDWMYAACSTTARRGAIDWSSRFKDNLKPLFNELYDSVRDGTETQRSLDYNSQKDYREKYEKEMQDIRDLEIWRAGKAVRALRPENQK from the coding sequence ATGGCTGCTCGTGGACTCCCCCGCGCCCTCCGCCTGGCCCGTGTTGCCGCTCCTCGCTCCGTCGTCTCCGCCGCCCTCCCTCGTCCCGCTCTGGCTAAGGCTGCTGCCAATGCCCTCCCCCGTGTGACTCTGTCCTCTACTCCCGTCCGTGGTGTCAAGAACATTTCCTTCGCCGGTCACGAGGAGACCGTCTACGAGCGTGAGGACTGGCCCCGTGAGAAGCTCCAGGAGTACTTCAAGAATGATACTCTGGCTCTTATCGGTTACGGTTCCCAGGGTCACGGTCAGGGTCTGAACCTCCGTGACCAGGGCCTCAACGTCATCGTTGGTGTCCGTAAGGACGGTGCTTCCTGGAAGGAGGCCGTCCAGGACGGCTGGGTTCCCGGCAAGAACCTCTTCGACGTCAACACCGCCATCGAGAAGGGTACCATCGTCATGAACCTTCTCTCCGACGCCGCCCAGAGTGAGACCTGGCCCACCATCAAGcccctcatcaccaagggCAAGACCCTCTACTTCTCCCACGGTTTCTCCCCCGTCTTCAAGGAGCTCACCAAGGTCGACGTCCCCAAGGACGTTGACGTCATCCTCGTTGCCCCCAAGGGCTCCGGTCGTACCGTCCGCACTCTCTTCCGTGAGGGCCGTGGTATCAACTCCTCCATCGCCGTCTACCAGGATGTCACCGGCcaggccaaggagaaggccatCGCCATGGGTGTTGCCGTCGGTTCCGGTTACCTCTACGAGACCACCTTCGAGAAGGAGGTCTACTCCGATCTCTACGGTGAGCGTGGTTGCTTGATGGGTGGTATCCACGGTATGTTCCTCGCCCAGTACGAGGTCCTCCGTGAGCGTGGCCACAGCCCCTCCGAGGCCTTCAACGAGACCGTTGAGGAGGCCACTCAGTCTCTCTACCCCTTGATCGGTGCCAACGGCATGGACTGGATGTACGCTGCCTGCTCCACCACCGCCCGTCGTGGTGCCATCGACTGGTCCAGCCGCTTCAAGGACAACCTCAAGCCCCTCTTCAACGAGCTCTACGACAGCGTGCGTGACGGCACCGAGACCCAGCGTTCTCTGGACTACAACTCCCAGAAGGACTACCGCGAGAAGTacgagaaggagatgcagGACATCCGTGATCTCGAGATCTGGCGCGCTGGAAAGGCCGTCCGTGCCCTCCGCCCCGAGAACCAGAAGTAA
- a CDS encoding DODA-type extradiol aromatic ring-opening family dioxygenase (predicted protein) — protein sequence MLSWCDPHAFSSGTEGLKFSCSVAKRSSLSTALQSFLSISAELKQVAARSTNLLVDKTQSSTQQNGSTREGGIRACKNLGRSDAIEVSMNQNPQKLPMGGVRDDRYIPYKLAPDLEGGQKVLDMLCGAGFDARAAPTFDWIHDTFLVIIRMFPRCVPIPTTLVSMNGRYDPHFHVKLGAALRPLRYENTLIIGSGGSVHNLYRNHWEHMFRFNDNFAQPVPPDPWALQFRQAVEDSITCNTGPALRRALSRLMKHPRYRDAHGTDDHWMASLFVAGAAGGVDDTGPNTMMGECWELVNMCNTQCQLGSWD from the exons ATGCTTAGTTGGTGTGATCCACATGCTTTTAGCTCCGGCACTGAAGGGTTGAAGTTTTCTTGTTCTGTGGCAAAAAGAAGTTCCTTGAGTACCGCTTTGCAATCATTTCTGTCTATATCAGC TGAACTGAAGCAAGTGGCGGCGAGGTCCACGAATCTGTTGGTGGACAAAACGCAAAGTAGCACTCAACAAAATGGAAGCACGAGAGA GGGAGGAATCAGAGCCTGCAAGAATCTGGGAAGAA GCGATGCCATCGAAGTCAGCATGAACCAAAATCCGCAAAAGCTCCCGATGGGCGGCGTCAGGGACGACCGATATATACCCTATAAGCTCGCTCCTGACCTTGAAGGGGGACAGAAGGTGCTGGACATGCTCTGCGGCGCTGGATTCGATGCTAGGGCGGCTCCAACCTTTGACTGGATCCATGACACTTTCCTAGTTATCATTCGCATGTTCCCTCGTTGCGTTCCGATTCCGACTACGCTCGTTTCTATGAATGGTCGCTATGATCCGCATTTCCATGTCAAATTAGGAGCCGCCTTACGGCCACTACGGTATGAGAATACCCTCATTATTGGTAGTGGAGGCTCCGTCCACAATCTATACCGAAATCACTGGGAGCATATGTTCCGCTTTAACGATAATTTCGCCCAGCCGGTTCCCCCAGACCCTTGGGCCTTGCAGTTCCGTCAGGCTGTGGAAGACTCCATCACGTGCAACACTGGGCCTGCACTTCGCCGGGCATTGTCTCGATTAATGAAGCATCCGCGATATCGGGATGCCCATGGCACTGACGATCACTGGATGGCCTCCTTGTTCGTTGCTGGGGCCGCCGGAGGGGTCGACGATACGGGGCCGAACACAATGATGGGAGAATGCTGGGAATTGGTCAATATGTGTAATACCCAGTGCCAACTGGGGTCATGGGATTAG
- a CDS encoding FAD-dependent oxidoreductase (2-polyprenyl-6-methoxyphenol hydroxylase and related FAD-dependent oxidoreductases), translated as MSNWRPGKRVAIAGGGPGAISTALAFLKHGYDVRVFERQPECRAIGGAVLLSTPVLAILRSYGMSLENVGSYTATYFANKWGRERLQLPFNTEVERRIRIKGWQYGVLRSSAFKKMLDLVPDGVVSCNHEVTGYNEHEDCVEVKFKNGSTVTADILIAADGIRSAVSRQAFGDPKLFHTGIRLWLAWCDHIPDIPPNVGVISHDWQYQTSFFPMLHDGKPGFEWWVVEPGWEGQPLPEDPKAHVSKILEGWAQPMPRLLEATDFDTQVYRWDIYNRPSMKKWSTGRIVGVGDAVHPVSPYAAYGMGMAIEDGYYLAKALNGVDLRDVRAVSAGFELYEAQRVDYVNHHMEFARFSSSMFHSLPWPLAKLRDFIFDYTPVLKNLLRKQYLQKAEDETMNLKELHVF; from the coding sequence ATGTCAAACTGGCGGCCCGGAAAACGAGTTGCGATCGCCGGAGGAGGGCCTGGCGCGATTTCAACTGCGCTTGCTTTTCTCAAGCATGGCTATGATGTCCGCGTATTTGAGAGGCAGCCAGAGTGCCGAGCCATCGGAGGTGCTGTTCTCTTATCCACACCAGTCTTAGCGATCCTGCGCTCCTACGGCATGAGTCTAGAGAACGTCGGGTCATACACCGCTACCTATTTCGCAAACAAATGGGGCAGAGAGCGTCTGCAGCTGCCATTCAATACCGAAGTTGAGAGACGTATTAGGATCAAAGGTTGgcagtacggagtattgcGATCGTCAGCCTTCAAAAAGATGCTTGACCTCGTCCCCGACGGAGTCGTTTCTTGTAACCACGAGGTCACCGGGTATAATGAGCATGAAGATTGTGTCGAAGTCAAATTCAAAAACGGCAGCACGGTAACAGCCGACATTCTCATCGCTGCCGATGGAATTCGGTCCGCTGTCTCCCGACAGGCCTTTGGTGATCCCAAGCTATTTCACACGGGAATCCGTCTGTGGCTGGCATGGTGTGACCATATCCCCGATATCCCTCCAAACGTCGGCGTTATCTCACACGACTGGCAATATCAGACCAGCTTCTTTCCCATGCTTCACGACGGCAAACCTGGATTTGAGTGGTGGGTGGTTGAGCCTGGCTGGGAAGGACAACCACTGCCTGAGGACCCTAAAGCACACGTCTCAAAGATTCTGGAAGGCTGGGCGCAGCCAATGCCGCGTTTGCTTGAAGCTACTGATTTCGATACACAGGTGTACCGATGGGACATCTACAACAGACCTTCGATGAAGAAGTGGTCCACCGGACGGATAGTCGGGGTGGGAGACGCGGTGCACCCGGTGTCGCCTTACGCCGCCTATGGTATGGGTATGGCGATCGAGGACGGATACTATCTAGCCAAAGCGCTGAATGGCGTCGACTTACGTGATGTACGTGCTGTCAGCGCAGGCTTCGAGCTCTATGAGGCGCAGCGCGTTGACTACGTGAACCATCATATGGAATTTGCACGCTTCTCGAGTTCCATGTTCCACAGCCTCCCCTGGCCCCTAGCTAAACTACGAGACTTCATTTTCGACTATACGCCAGTGTTGAAAAACTTGTTGCGGAAGCAGTATCTTCAGAAGGCGGAGGATGAGACGATGAATCTTAAGGAACTTCATGTATTTTAG